The Anopheles coluzzii chromosome 2, AcolN3, whole genome shotgun sequence genome window below encodes:
- the LOC120947785 gene encoding lysozyme c-1-like isoform X3, translating into MKLFFVSALLLAVLGTCSGKIYNRCELARLMAANRFPKEQLPDWLCLVEYESGFNTTAVRSAKKNRSKYYGLFQLQSAYHCNEWIAGNECHLKCSSLVNDDISDDMRCARSIYRRSFFNSWEGWRNNCQGKQLPGVAECFATGK; encoded by the exons ATGAAACTGTTTTTCGTATCAGCCTTACTGCTGGCCGTTCTGGGCACGTGCAGTGGCAAAATTTACAACCGCTGTGAGCTGGCAAGGCTTATGGCAGCGAATAGATTTCCCAAGGAGCAGCTACCGGACT GGCTGTGTCTTGTAGAGTACGAGAGTGGATTCAACACGACCGCGGTCAGATCAGCTAAAAAGAATCGCTCCAAGTATTATGGACTGTTTCAGCTTCAAAGCGCGTATCATTGCAACGAATGGATCGCTGGAAATGAGTGCCATTTGAAATGCTCAA GTCTGGTTAATGACGATATTTCGGATGATATGCGATGTGCGAGGAGTATCTACCGCCGTAGCTTTTTCAATTCCTGGGAAGGATGGAGGAATAACTGCCAAGGAAAGCAATTGCCTGGCGTAGCCGAATGCTTTGCAACTGGAAAATGA
- the LOC120947786 gene encoding lysozyme c-1, giving the protein MMKVFSTVLLAIIACCAVTEAKTFGKCELAKALANNGIAKASLPDWVCLVQNESAFSTSATNKNKNGSTDYGIFQINNKYWCDSGYGSNDCKIACKNLLNDDITDDIKCAKLIHKRHGFNAWYGWKNHCNGKKLPNVSSCF; this is encoded by the exons ATGATGAAAGTGTTTTCCACAGTTTTGCTCGCCATCATCGCGTGTTGTGCCGTGACCGAAGCTAAAACGTTCGGCAAATGTGAACTGGCAAAGGCGCTGGCCAACAATGGCATCGCGAAAGCATCGTTGCCGGATT GGGTCTGTCTGGTGCAGAACGAGAGTGCGTTCAGCACATCGGCGacaaacaagaacaagaacggTTCGACCGATTACGGCATCTTCCAGATCAACAACAAGTACTGGTGCGATTCAGGCTACGGTTCAAACGACTGCAAGATCGCGTGCAAAA ATTTACTAAACGACGATATTACGGATGACATCAAGTGTGCCAAGCTGATCCACAAACGTCATGGATTTAACGCCTGGTACGGCTGGAAGAACCACTGTAATGGCAAGAAGCTGCCGAATGTTAGCTCCTGTTTTTAA
- the LOC120947782 gene encoding coiled-coil domain-containing protein 102A isoform X1 codes for MSQSAPRRHPPSGNVEVSSMSAKFVDTEWEARESQRQRELEEARARAAQMEKTMKWWSDCTANWREKWSKVRTERNKARDEAKQLRSNLEAAIKESNSYKREKCELEMQITQLKKEMEKVHTLMMKHAGRFNKASLDAADEPDRDGRGDNNCSPDISSDGLKNVNSEDGLVTKLPNLPDDGAGVPGAASANADLDIEEYILQGGAMPKHSVEFKDKSEQMAEERRLIQQLSKDDYDEDYLLQKITMLQLRLDDAQKTIQIEREEKNAVHRNLEKTRQDMQELRDKCEELRAAKQDAVRELLTLQEQHRVEMRITHNSLQEESIARETLERRLCELRTELERLQAENAAEWGKRERLETEKLNMERETKKLRAECQDLQERLERKGRPLVNSDVELRSLQQELLEKNKELSDIRHSHSKMKKMLSEANTELGHAVRRAEQYETEVKRLRSRVEELKHELASAEDELDAACNHVRRLQRTNEELSGQTEGLQVQIQHLQTSGSPKQHEVGNYKATNRSNYTANVSYKPNINDLKQLFDNSASRQFSDRDRAGAVGGGGGPSKSSGLPVREQPASLSSSVNPQQPPSYIPLSSGSYYDAKPSYIDHDAPSPPSLNNNKYEFERAKQKFDNITRAAAAASNPGGHKTRASSGGNGQPSSKQHNAAGGSAIPKRNTSSGSGGPVSSYYEPNVFPSGGGNGRAAQHAADDMPPTKIQSHINETIQLFDVSPGAYDQSPSANCPPPRGSMGQQQPHKPINIGKMNDVNLDGLKVSEDDEVSTARRPLAR; via the exons tcTCAGCGCCAGCGCGAGCTGGAGGAAGCACGCGCACGGGCCGCCCAGATGGAGAAAACGATGAAATGGTGGTCCGACTGTACAGCCAACTGGCGCGAAAAGTGGAGTAAG GTACGAACCGAACGCAACAAGGCCCGCGATGAGGCGAAACAGCTGCGCAGCAATCTGGAGGCGGCCATCAAAGAGTCCAACTCGTACAAGCGGGAAAAGTGCGAGCTGGAAATGCAAATCACACAGCTCAAGAAGGAGATGGAAAAGGTGCACACGCTCATGATGAAGCATGCGGGCCGGTTCAACAAAGCCTCCCTGGACGCAGCGGACGAACCGGACCGTGATGGGCGCGGTGACAACAACTGTTCGCCAGACATCTCGTCCGACGGGCTGAAGAACGTCAACAGCGAGGATGGTTTGGTGACGAAGCTGCCGAACCTACCGGACGACGGTGCCGGTGTGCCGGGGGCCGCCAGCGCGAACGCCGATCTCGACATCGAGGAGTACATCCTGCAGGGTGGCGCCATGCCGAAACATTCCGTAGAGTTTAAGGACAAGAGCGAACAGATGGCGGAAGAGCGCCGGCTCATCCAGCAGCTTTCGAAGGACGACTACGACGAGGACTATCTGCTGCAGAAGATCACtatgctgcagctgcggctGGACGATGCacagaaaacgattcagaTCGAGCGGGAGGAGAAAAATGCCGTGCATCGCAATCTGGAAAAGACGCGCCAGGACATGCAGGAGCTACGCGACAAGTGTGAGGAGCTGCGGGCAGCGAAACAGGATGCCGTGCGCGAGCTGCTGACGCTCCAGGAGCAGCACCGGGTGGAGATGCGCATCACGCACAACTCGCTGCAGGAAGAGAGTATCGCACGGGAAACGCTGGAAAGACGGCTGTGCGAGCTGCGAACCGAGCTGGAGCGACTGCAGGCGGAAAATGCGGCCGAGTGGGGCAAACGGGAGCGGCTCGAGACGGAAAAGCTCAACATGGAGCGGGAAACGAAGAAGCTGCGGGCGGAGTGCCAAGATTTGCAGGAACGGTTGGAGCGCAAGGGACGTCCGCTGGTGAACAGTGACGTGGAGCTTCGCTCCCTGCAGCAGgaactgctcgaaaaaaaTAAG GAGCTTAGTGACATTCGTCATTCACAcagcaaaatgaaaaagatgCTGTCGGAGGCAAACACCGAGCTCGGTCACGCGGTACGCCGTGCGGAGCAGTACGAAACGGAGGTCAAACGGTTGCGATCGCGTGTGGAAGAGCTAAAGCACGAGCTGGCCTCCGCGGAGGATGAGCTCGATGCCGCCTGCAATCACGTGCGTCGGCTGCAGCGCACCAACGAGGAACTGAGCGGACAGACTGAAGGTTTGCAGGTGCAGATACAGCATCTTCAGACGAG TGGCAGTCCCAAGCAGCACGAGGTGGGCAACTATAAGGCCACCAACCGCTCAAACTACACCGCCAACGTGAGCTACAAACCAAACATTAACGATCTGAAGCAACTGTTTGACAATTCAGCGTCACGACAGTTTAGCGATCGTGATCGCGCTGGAgccgtcggtggtggtggtggcccaTCGAAATCGTCCGGCCTACCCGTACGCGAGCAACCAGCGTCCCTTTCGTCCAGCGTTAACCCACAGCAACCCCCATCGTACATCCCACTCTCATCCGGCTCCTATTACGATGCCAAACCGAGCTACATCGATCACGATGCACCATCGCCCCCGtcgctcaacaacaacaagtacGAGTTCGAACGTGCCAAGCAAAAGTTCGACAATATAACGCGTGCGGCGGCAGCCGCCAGCAATCCCGGCGGCCACAAGACGCGCGCATCCTCCGGTGGTAATGGTCAGCCATCCTCCAAGCAGCACAACGCTGCCGGTGGATCGGCCATACCGAAACGAAACACTTCCTCCGGCTCCGGTGGACCGGTTTCGTCGTACTACGAGCCGAATGTATTCCCCAGCGGTGGTGGCAATGGTCGGGCAGCTCAGCATGCAGCAGATGATATGCCACCGACGAAGATTCAGAGCCACATCAACGAAACGATACAGCTGTTTGACGTTAGCCCGGGAGCGTACGATCAGTCGCCGAGTGCAAACTGTCCTCCACCGAGGGGAAGTATGGGACAGCAACAGCCCCACAAACCGATCAACATTGGCAAGATGAACGATGTCAATCTGGATGGGTTAAAGGTATCGGAAGACGATGAAGTGAGTACCGCCCGTCGTCCGCTCGCCCGTTAG
- the LOC120947782 gene encoding coiled-coil domain-containing protein 102A isoform X4 encodes MSQSAPRRHPPSGNVEVSSMSAKFVDTEWEARESQRQRELEEARARAAQMEKTMKWWSDCTANWREKWSKVRTERNKARDEAKQLRSNLEAAIKESNSYKREKCELEMQITQLKKEMEKVHTLMMKHAGRFNKASLDAADEPDRDGRGDNNCSPDISSDGLKNVNSEDGLVTKLPNLPDDGAGVPGAASANADLDIEEYILQGGAMPKHSVEFKDKSEQMAEERRLIQQLSKDDYDEDYLLQKITMLQLRLDDAQKTIQIEREEKNAVHRNLEKTRQDMQELRDKCEELRAAKQDAVRELLTLQEQHRVEMRITHNSLQEESIARETLERRLCELRTELERLQAENAAEWGKRERLETEKLNMERETKKLRAECQDLQERLERKGRPLVNSDVELRSLQQELLEKNKELSDIRHSHSKMKKMLSEANTELGHAVRRAEQYETEVKRLRSRVEELKHELASAEDELDAACNHVRRLQRTNEELSGQTEGLQVQIQHLQTSELAQRLDS; translated from the exons tcTCAGCGCCAGCGCGAGCTGGAGGAAGCACGCGCACGGGCCGCCCAGATGGAGAAAACGATGAAATGGTGGTCCGACTGTACAGCCAACTGGCGCGAAAAGTGGAGTAAG GTACGAACCGAACGCAACAAGGCCCGCGATGAGGCGAAACAGCTGCGCAGCAATCTGGAGGCGGCCATCAAAGAGTCCAACTCGTACAAGCGGGAAAAGTGCGAGCTGGAAATGCAAATCACACAGCTCAAGAAGGAGATGGAAAAGGTGCACACGCTCATGATGAAGCATGCGGGCCGGTTCAACAAAGCCTCCCTGGACGCAGCGGACGAACCGGACCGTGATGGGCGCGGTGACAACAACTGTTCGCCAGACATCTCGTCCGACGGGCTGAAGAACGTCAACAGCGAGGATGGTTTGGTGACGAAGCTGCCGAACCTACCGGACGACGGTGCCGGTGTGCCGGGGGCCGCCAGCGCGAACGCCGATCTCGACATCGAGGAGTACATCCTGCAGGGTGGCGCCATGCCGAAACATTCCGTAGAGTTTAAGGACAAGAGCGAACAGATGGCGGAAGAGCGCCGGCTCATCCAGCAGCTTTCGAAGGACGACTACGACGAGGACTATCTGCTGCAGAAGATCACtatgctgcagctgcggctGGACGATGCacagaaaacgattcagaTCGAGCGGGAGGAGAAAAATGCCGTGCATCGCAATCTGGAAAAGACGCGCCAGGACATGCAGGAGCTACGCGACAAGTGTGAGGAGCTGCGGGCAGCGAAACAGGATGCCGTGCGCGAGCTGCTGACGCTCCAGGAGCAGCACCGGGTGGAGATGCGCATCACGCACAACTCGCTGCAGGAAGAGAGTATCGCACGGGAAACGCTGGAAAGACGGCTGTGCGAGCTGCGAACCGAGCTGGAGCGACTGCAGGCGGAAAATGCGGCCGAGTGGGGCAAACGGGAGCGGCTCGAGACGGAAAAGCTCAACATGGAGCGGGAAACGAAGAAGCTGCGGGCGGAGTGCCAAGATTTGCAGGAACGGTTGGAGCGCAAGGGACGTCCGCTGGTGAACAGTGACGTGGAGCTTCGCTCCCTGCAGCAGgaactgctcgaaaaaaaTAAG GAGCTTAGTGACATTCGTCATTCACAcagcaaaatgaaaaagatgCTGTCGGAGGCAAACACCGAGCTCGGTCACGCGGTACGCCGTGCGGAGCAGTACGAAACGGAGGTCAAACGGTTGCGATCGCGTGTGGAAGAGCTAAAGCACGAGCTGGCCTCCGCGGAGGATGAGCTCGATGCCGCCTGCAATCACGTGCGTCGGCTGCAGCGCACCAACGAGGAACTGAGCGGACAGACTGAAGGTTTGCAGGTGCAGATACAGCATCTTCAGACGAG TGAGCTGGCACAGCGCTTAGACAGTTAG
- the LOC120947782 gene encoding coiled-coil domain-containing protein 102A isoform X2 has product MSQSAPRRHPPSGNVEVSSMSAKFVDTEWEARESQRQRELEEARARAAQMEKTMKWWSDCTANWREKWSKVRTERNKARDEAKQLRSNLEAAIKESNSYKREKCELEMQITQLKKEMEKVHTLMMKHAGRFNKASLDAADEPDRDGRGDNNCSPDISSDGLKNVNSEDGLVTKLPNLPDDGAGVPGAASANADLDIEEYILQGGAMPKHSVEFKDKSEQMAEERRLIQQLSKDDYDEDYLLQKITMLQLRLDDAQKTIQIEREEKNAVHRNLEKTRQDMQELRDKCEELRAAKQDAVRELLTLQEQHRVEMRITHNSLQEESIARETLERRLCELRTELERLQAENAAEWGKRERLETEKLNMERETKKLRAECQDLQERLERKGRPLVNSDVELRSLQQELLEKNKELSDIRHSHSKMKKMLSEANTELGHAVRRAEQYETEVKRLRSRVEELKHELASAEDELDAACNHVRRLQRTNEELSGQTEGLQVQIQHLQTSGSPKQHEVGNYKATNRSNYTANVSYKPNINDLKQLFDNSASRQFSDRDRAGAVGGGGGPSKSSGLPVREQPASLSSSVNPQQPPSYIPLSSGSYYDAKPSYIDHDAPSPPSLNNNKYEFERAKQKFDNITRAAAAASNPGGHKTRASSGGNGQPSSKQHNAAGGSAIPKRNTSSGSGGPVSSYYEPNVFPSGGGNGRAAQHAADDMPPTKIQSHINETIQLFDVSPGAYDQSPSANCPPPRGSMGQQQPHKPINIGKMNDVNLDGLKVSEDDETP; this is encoded by the exons tcTCAGCGCCAGCGCGAGCTGGAGGAAGCACGCGCACGGGCCGCCCAGATGGAGAAAACGATGAAATGGTGGTCCGACTGTACAGCCAACTGGCGCGAAAAGTGGAGTAAG GTACGAACCGAACGCAACAAGGCCCGCGATGAGGCGAAACAGCTGCGCAGCAATCTGGAGGCGGCCATCAAAGAGTCCAACTCGTACAAGCGGGAAAAGTGCGAGCTGGAAATGCAAATCACACAGCTCAAGAAGGAGATGGAAAAGGTGCACACGCTCATGATGAAGCATGCGGGCCGGTTCAACAAAGCCTCCCTGGACGCAGCGGACGAACCGGACCGTGATGGGCGCGGTGACAACAACTGTTCGCCAGACATCTCGTCCGACGGGCTGAAGAACGTCAACAGCGAGGATGGTTTGGTGACGAAGCTGCCGAACCTACCGGACGACGGTGCCGGTGTGCCGGGGGCCGCCAGCGCGAACGCCGATCTCGACATCGAGGAGTACATCCTGCAGGGTGGCGCCATGCCGAAACATTCCGTAGAGTTTAAGGACAAGAGCGAACAGATGGCGGAAGAGCGCCGGCTCATCCAGCAGCTTTCGAAGGACGACTACGACGAGGACTATCTGCTGCAGAAGATCACtatgctgcagctgcggctGGACGATGCacagaaaacgattcagaTCGAGCGGGAGGAGAAAAATGCCGTGCATCGCAATCTGGAAAAGACGCGCCAGGACATGCAGGAGCTACGCGACAAGTGTGAGGAGCTGCGGGCAGCGAAACAGGATGCCGTGCGCGAGCTGCTGACGCTCCAGGAGCAGCACCGGGTGGAGATGCGCATCACGCACAACTCGCTGCAGGAAGAGAGTATCGCACGGGAAACGCTGGAAAGACGGCTGTGCGAGCTGCGAACCGAGCTGGAGCGACTGCAGGCGGAAAATGCGGCCGAGTGGGGCAAACGGGAGCGGCTCGAGACGGAAAAGCTCAACATGGAGCGGGAAACGAAGAAGCTGCGGGCGGAGTGCCAAGATTTGCAGGAACGGTTGGAGCGCAAGGGACGTCCGCTGGTGAACAGTGACGTGGAGCTTCGCTCCCTGCAGCAGgaactgctcgaaaaaaaTAAG GAGCTTAGTGACATTCGTCATTCACAcagcaaaatgaaaaagatgCTGTCGGAGGCAAACACCGAGCTCGGTCACGCGGTACGCCGTGCGGAGCAGTACGAAACGGAGGTCAAACGGTTGCGATCGCGTGTGGAAGAGCTAAAGCACGAGCTGGCCTCCGCGGAGGATGAGCTCGATGCCGCCTGCAATCACGTGCGTCGGCTGCAGCGCACCAACGAGGAACTGAGCGGACAGACTGAAGGTTTGCAGGTGCAGATACAGCATCTTCAGACGAG TGGCAGTCCCAAGCAGCACGAGGTGGGCAACTATAAGGCCACCAACCGCTCAAACTACACCGCCAACGTGAGCTACAAACCAAACATTAACGATCTGAAGCAACTGTTTGACAATTCAGCGTCACGACAGTTTAGCGATCGTGATCGCGCTGGAgccgtcggtggtggtggtggcccaTCGAAATCGTCCGGCCTACCCGTACGCGAGCAACCAGCGTCCCTTTCGTCCAGCGTTAACCCACAGCAACCCCCATCGTACATCCCACTCTCATCCGGCTCCTATTACGATGCCAAACCGAGCTACATCGATCACGATGCACCATCGCCCCCGtcgctcaacaacaacaagtacGAGTTCGAACGTGCCAAGCAAAAGTTCGACAATATAACGCGTGCGGCGGCAGCCGCCAGCAATCCCGGCGGCCACAAGACGCGCGCATCCTCCGGTGGTAATGGTCAGCCATCCTCCAAGCAGCACAACGCTGCCGGTGGATCGGCCATACCGAAACGAAACACTTCCTCCGGCTCCGGTGGACCGGTTTCGTCGTACTACGAGCCGAATGTATTCCCCAGCGGTGGTGGCAATGGTCGGGCAGCTCAGCATGCAGCAGATGATATGCCACCGACGAAGATTCAGAGCCACATCAACGAAACGATACAGCTGTTTGACGTTAGCCCGGGAGCGTACGATCAGTCGCCGAGTGCAAACTGTCCTCCACCGAGGGGAAGTATGGGACAGCAACAGCCCCACAAACCGATCAACATTGGCAAGATGAACGATGTCAATCTGGATGGGTTAAAGGTATCGGAAGACGATGAA ACTCCGTAG
- the LOC120947782 gene encoding coiled-coil domain-containing protein 102A isoform X3: protein MSQSAPRRHPPSGNVEVSSMSAKFVDTEWEARESQRQRELEEARARAAQMEKTMKWWSDCTANWREKWSKVRTERNKARDEAKQLRSNLEAAIKESNSYKREKCELEMQITQLKKEMEKVHTLMMKHAGRFNKASLDAADEPDRDGRGDNNCSPDISSDGLKNVNSEDGLVTKLPNLPDDGAGVPGAASANADLDIEEYILQGGAMPKHSVEFKDKSEQMAEERRLIQQLSKDDYDEDYLLQKITMLQLRLDDAQKTIQIEREEKNAVHRNLEKTRQDMQELRDKCEELRAAKQDAVRELLTLQEQHRVEMRITHNSLQEESIARETLERRLCELRTELERLQAENAAEWGKRERLETEKLNMERETKKLRAECQDLQERLERKGRPLVNSDVELRSLQQELLEKNKELSDIRHSHSKMKKMLSEANTELGHAVRRAEQYETEVKRLRSRVEELKHELASAEDELDAACNHVRRLQRTNEELSGQTEGLQVQIQHLQTRLRSSHGSTSLLSANEDNSDNE, encoded by the exons tcTCAGCGCCAGCGCGAGCTGGAGGAAGCACGCGCACGGGCCGCCCAGATGGAGAAAACGATGAAATGGTGGTCCGACTGTACAGCCAACTGGCGCGAAAAGTGGAGTAAG GTACGAACCGAACGCAACAAGGCCCGCGATGAGGCGAAACAGCTGCGCAGCAATCTGGAGGCGGCCATCAAAGAGTCCAACTCGTACAAGCGGGAAAAGTGCGAGCTGGAAATGCAAATCACACAGCTCAAGAAGGAGATGGAAAAGGTGCACACGCTCATGATGAAGCATGCGGGCCGGTTCAACAAAGCCTCCCTGGACGCAGCGGACGAACCGGACCGTGATGGGCGCGGTGACAACAACTGTTCGCCAGACATCTCGTCCGACGGGCTGAAGAACGTCAACAGCGAGGATGGTTTGGTGACGAAGCTGCCGAACCTACCGGACGACGGTGCCGGTGTGCCGGGGGCCGCCAGCGCGAACGCCGATCTCGACATCGAGGAGTACATCCTGCAGGGTGGCGCCATGCCGAAACATTCCGTAGAGTTTAAGGACAAGAGCGAACAGATGGCGGAAGAGCGCCGGCTCATCCAGCAGCTTTCGAAGGACGACTACGACGAGGACTATCTGCTGCAGAAGATCACtatgctgcagctgcggctGGACGATGCacagaaaacgattcagaTCGAGCGGGAGGAGAAAAATGCCGTGCATCGCAATCTGGAAAAGACGCGCCAGGACATGCAGGAGCTACGCGACAAGTGTGAGGAGCTGCGGGCAGCGAAACAGGATGCCGTGCGCGAGCTGCTGACGCTCCAGGAGCAGCACCGGGTGGAGATGCGCATCACGCACAACTCGCTGCAGGAAGAGAGTATCGCACGGGAAACGCTGGAAAGACGGCTGTGCGAGCTGCGAACCGAGCTGGAGCGACTGCAGGCGGAAAATGCGGCCGAGTGGGGCAAACGGGAGCGGCTCGAGACGGAAAAGCTCAACATGGAGCGGGAAACGAAGAAGCTGCGGGCGGAGTGCCAAGATTTGCAGGAACGGTTGGAGCGCAAGGGACGTCCGCTGGTGAACAGTGACGTGGAGCTTCGCTCCCTGCAGCAGgaactgctcgaaaaaaaTAAG GAGCTTAGTGACATTCGTCATTCACAcagcaaaatgaaaaagatgCTGTCGGAGGCAAACACCGAGCTCGGTCACGCGGTACGCCGTGCGGAGCAGTACGAAACGGAGGTCAAACGGTTGCGATCGCGTGTGGAAGAGCTAAAGCACGAGCTGGCCTCCGCGGAGGATGAGCTCGATGCCGCCTGCAATCACGTGCGTCGGCTGCAGCGCACCAACGAGGAACTGAGCGGACAGACTGAAGGTTTGCAGGTGCAGATACAGCATCTTCAGACGAG ACTCCGTAGCTCGCACGGCTCGACCAGTCTCCTTTCGGCCAACGAAGATAATAGCGATAATGAATGA